In a genomic window of Scyliorhinus torazame isolate Kashiwa2021f chromosome 5, sScyTor2.1, whole genome shotgun sequence:
- the LOC140422163 gene encoding putative nuclease HARBI1 yields MYANQTAMFTAVVGAAALEFAIRQRRVKRPTVATDAAVAAAAEGMAVEWPIVAAQAAGAHDPNVQGDAEGNIDPLTARNAEEVLGEEEEEQEDPLMVVPGRHRRPARPRVYRVRMSFEALPDITCRRRLRFSRETVAHICHLLAHLAPLGTGGGHALPVSVKVTVALNFYATGSFQAPSGHLSGISQASVHRCIRAVTDALYSIADKYIKFPEDRAQQEARARGFAKVAGIPMVQGVIDGVHVPMHPPADNREVFMNRKGAYSMNIQVVCDPHMKIMHVCAKYPGSVHDAYILAQSFIPAMFDGCPPRLRGWLLGDKRYPLRSWLMTPIRRPQTNAESLYNEAHAATWGVVERCFGLLKMRFRCLDRFGGALQYRPDRVGRMVVVCCALHNIAMQRGDDLVEESEGGPDGTGGNANEGGGEEEDVEEEDDGAHQDEGRGAGHRHCSRAGYVQEAARQHRRGQRARDVLVATRFTHCGGGIC; encoded by the coding sequence atgtatgccaaccagacagcgatgttcactgccgtggttggagccgcagctctggagtttgccatccggcagcgtagagtcaaacggcccacagtggctacagatgcagcggttgctgctgcagcagaggggatggccgtggagtggcccatcgtcgccgcgcaggccgcaggcgctcacgacccgaatgtacagggggatgccgaggggaacattgaccccctgacggcgaggaatgcagaggaagtgcttggggaggaggaggaggaacaggaggatccactgatggtggtgccagggcgccacaggcgtccagcaaggccgagggtgtaccgtgtcagaatgtcgttcgaggccctaccggacatcacatgcaggaggagactacggttcagcagggagacggtcgcacatatatgccacctcttggcgcacctcgcaccacttggaactggtggaggacatgcgttaccagtctccgtcaaggtgacggtggccctaaacttttatgcgaccggttccttccaggcgccgagcgggcacCTCTCCggaatatcacaggcatcggtccacaggtgcatcagggccgtcaccgacgctttGTACTCCATCGCGGACaagtacataaaattccccgaggaccgagcacagcaggaagcacgggcacgtggattcgccaaggtggccgggataccgatggtccagggtgtcatcgatggtgtgcacgtccccatgcacccacctgcagacaacagggaagtgttcatgaacagaaagggcgcgtactccatgaacattcaggtggtgtgcgacccccacatgaagatcatgcacgtgtgtgcaaagtaccccgggagtgtgcatgacgcctacattctggcacagtcattcatccccgcaatgttcgatggatgtcccccccggctgaggggctggttgctcggCGACAagcgctatccgttgaggtcatggctgatgacgccaatacggaggcctcagaccaacgcggagagcctatacaatgaggcacatgcagcaacctggggtgtggtggagcggtgcttcggcctgctgaagatgcgattcagatgcctggaccgcttcggaggggccctgcagtaccggcctgacagggtcggtcgcatggttgtggtctgctgtgcgctgcacaacattgccatgcagaggggagatgacctggtggaggagtcggagggaggacccgacggcaccggaggtaacgcaaacgaggggggtggggaagaggaggatgtagaggaggaggatgatggcgcgcatcaggatgaggggaggggcgcaggacacagacactgttcgcgtgctggttacgtccaggaggctgcacgacagcaccgccgcggacagcgggcacgcgacgtgttggtggccacacggttcacgcactgtgggggtgggatttgctga